From Nitrososphaerales archaeon:
TCTAACCTCAAGAGCATGATAGAATCTGAGGTAAGAAGCATAGTCATTAATACTGATAAGACAGGTGTTGTCGTAAAATGCGATACTCTTGGCTCACTAGAAGCGATAACAGAAATGCTAAAGAAGGAAGGAGTGGCAATTAGAATTGCAGACATCGGCCCAGTGACAAGGAGAGATGTAGTTGAGGCAAGTGCAGTCAAGGAAAAAGATCGTTACCTCGGAACAGTTCTTGCTTTTAATGTTCGTGTGTTTGAAGATGCGGAGATTGAAGCACAAAATAGATCGGTAAAGCTGTTCAAGGAGCAAATAATCTACAATCTCGTCAAGAGTTATACTGACTGGGTTTCTTTTGAAAAGGAACGTGAAGAAAGCACCTTGTTCAATGAACTAATTACTCCCTGCAAGTTTTTGTTTCTCAAAGGTTTTGTTTTCAGGAGGAACAACCCTGCAATCTTTGGTGTTGAGATCAAATCTGGCAAGTTGAAACAGAAGAGCATTGTTATGAACAAAGATGGCAAGGAGATTGGCACAGTGCATCAGATACAGGACAAGGGCAAGAACGTAGATGAAGCAAAGGCAGGCATACAGGTAGCTATATCGATGAATGAGCCAACTATTGGCCGGCAAATCGATGAGGGTGATGTATTGTACACAGTGCCTCCAACTGATCATGTTAAACTTCTATTAACCAGATTCAGACATAGACTTGCTGAGGATGAAGCAAAAACCTTGGAAGAAATAATTACAATAAAGCGCAAGACTAATGCACTTTATGGATACTGAATTAGGAATGCTTCTTGATCAGATTTTCAAGTCCCGGTTCTCCGACCGCACCCACAGCTCTGTCAATCGCTTTACCATCCTGGAATACAATGAATGTTGGTATCGCATAAACGTCATATCTTGCAGCAACGCTCTGATTCTCGTCCACATTTAATCTCGCAAACACCATCTTGTCGCCATACTTCTTAGCTAATTTGTCAAATATAGGGAGCATGAACTGACATGGGCCACACCATGAAGCCCAAAAGTCAACAAGCACAGATTTGCCACTAGATATAATATCATCAAAATTCTTCTCTGTTAATTCCAATAACCCACTAGAGGTTCTGCTCATTTGTTCCATCTTTTTCTTCATTATCTCCTCCAGTTCCGGATCATTCATAGCATATACTATAGCAGAATTAACTATTAAAGATTTTTCAGAGATCAAGCAGAAATCTCAACTTTACCATCGCATTACGTTCTATCTGCATCATATGGTAGGTAACGCCTTTGATTTCCACCTTGTAGTTATGTTTTTCAAGGTCTAATGGCTCGCCTCTTACAGTTGCTGTCAGCTCGTATCCTTCATTATGCTGGGAAATAGAGACCTTGAAATGTGACAAGGCTAACCTATCAACAAGTAATTTTAACATTACGGCATCTAGCCAGTTGTAAAGCAGGCTCTCGAGGTCGTGACCAACTGCATTTAGCCGTTCCTCCTTTTCTGCACTAATAGTATCTACGCTTATCATAGTATCTACCAGTGCTTTGGCAGCGAATTCAAATGCTTCTCCCATCGTTCTGCCATAAGCCTCGATATATGCGTCAGTCATATGATCTAGAAATCGGTAGCCCATAGTGATATTCCCTATCATAAATATATTAAATAAATATGCATTGTGAGTTTGGCACGCAAAGAAACAGAAGATGATAGCAATAGACTGCGGCGACATTGACGGTCCAAAGTTAAAACTGGCCAGATATTTGTGAGAAGGACT
This genomic window contains:
- a CDS encoding archease → MGYRFLDHMTDAYIEAYGRTMGEAFEFAAKALVDTMISVDTISAEKEERLNAVGHDLESLLYNWLDAVMLKLLVDRLALSHFKVSISQHNEGYELTATVRGEPLDLEKHNYKVEIKGVTYHMMQIERNAMVKLRFLLDL
- the trxA gene encoding thioredoxin; translation: MNDPELEEIMKKKMEQMSRTSSGLLELTEKNFDDIISSGKSVLVDFWASWCGPCQFMLPIFDKLAKKYGDKMVFARLNVDENQSVAARYDVYAIPTFIVFQDGKAIDRAVGAVGEPGLENLIKKHS